One window of the Candidatus Chromulinivoraceae bacterium genome contains the following:
- the cyoA gene encoding ubiquinol oxidase subunit II has product MRRRLVFKITIVTLLVVTIIMAAWSYFKNVNVAVLNPQGTIANQERGLIIFTVILSLVVVIPVFTLLGMIAWKYREKNTKKTTYRPNWDGSRLFETVWWGIPCVIILILCIVTWQTSHQLDPYKPLSSDIKPITVQVVALQWKWLFIYPDQHIASVNLLEIPEKTPINFQITSDAPMNAFWIPNLGSQVYAMSGMSSQLHLMADTTGDYPGSSSNISGTHFADMKFIARAVSRGDFDTWTTRAQQGSTFAWSEYKSLAQPGVVAQPTSYDLADSNLYAEIVAQYLQRPTKKTNTQSGPQMNMEGM; this is encoded by the coding sequence TGCGTAGAAGACTTGTTTTTAAGATAACAATCGTAACCCTCTTAGTTGTGACAATCATTATGGCTGCTTGGTCGTATTTTAAAAATGTCAATGTGGCTGTATTAAATCCACAGGGAACTATCGCTAATCAGGAGAGGGGACTGATCATTTTTACGGTCATCTTAAGTTTAGTTGTAGTTATTCCAGTCTTCACTCTCTTAGGGATGATAGCTTGGAAATACCGCGAAAAAAATACCAAAAAAACCACGTATAGACCCAATTGGGATGGCAGTCGTTTGTTCGAGACAGTCTGGTGGGGAATTCCTTGTGTCATTATCCTGATTCTTTGTATTGTGACGTGGCAGACGAGCCACCAACTTGATCCGTATAAGCCATTGAGCTCGGATATTAAGCCTATTACCGTGCAAGTGGTTGCTTTGCAGTGGAAATGGCTCTTTATCTACCCTGACCAGCATATAGCGAGCGTCAACCTTCTTGAAATTCCTGAAAAAACGCCAATTAATTTTCAAATTACCTCCGATGCTCCAATGAATGCCTTTTGGATTCCAAACCTAGGCTCACAGGTTTACGCTATGAGCGGTATGTCGTCGCAGTTACATTTAATGGCAGATACAACGGGTGACTACCCAGGCTCGTCATCTAATATAAGCGGTACACATTTCGCTGACATGAAATTTATCGCGCGTGCGGTAAGCCGTGGTGATTTTGATACCTGGACAACACGGGCGCAACAAGGCTCAACGTTCGCTTGGAGTGAATATAAAAGCTTAGCACAGCCTGGTGTGGTGGCGCAGCCAACAAGCTATGACCTTGCTGATTCGAACCTTTATGCCGAAATTGTTGCTCAGTATCTACAACGACCGACAAAAAAGACCAATACGCAGAGCGGGCCGCAAATGAATATGGAAGGAATGTAA
- a CDS encoding cbb3-type cytochrome c oxidase subunit I: MISTIGSFLLGRLNWSALPTEPVTQGGAVGVVVLGILAVAAMFYFKKWTWLWKNWITTLDAKKIGVMYIIVAILMLLRGFSDALMIRAQQALASGNAHGIVSSDTFQQVFSAHGTIMIFFVAMGLMFGIINLVLPLLLGARDVAFPFLNSVSFWLFAAGMILINASLVMGGFSPGGWLGYPPLTELAYNPGPGVDYWIWSLQIAGIGSLLSGINFLVTILKKRAPGMTLMKMPIFAWSVLTMTLLVIFAFPILTATLGMLGLDRLMGMHFFTSSFGGNPMMYINLIWAWGHPEVYILILPAFGIFSEIVATFSRKRLFGYKTMVVALFGITFLSFLVWLHHFFTMGAGGDVNAFFGIMTMIIAIPTGVKVFNWIFTMYQGKINFATPMRWFMNFVVTFTIGGVSGVLMAVPAIDFQVHNSLFLVAHFHNVIIGGVVFGYFAGLTYWFPKIFGFRLNERLGKYAAYCWIVGFFVAFTPLYILGLMGATRRLDHYDGQGWQALFIIAGVGTLIIALGIGLQLLQLGVSIWQRKKNIDTTGDPWDGRTLEWSVPSPAPAYNFAVIPTVAERDPFWEMKEARKLGHMPKAPVYKDVWLPKNSGLGIIIAGSAFLGGFGLIWHVWWLAAIAVIGVAVTVVLRASDDDTEYVITAAEMKSLDAPHHQKGQLV; this comes from the coding sequence ATGATCAGTACGATAGGTAGTTTTTTATTGGGACGACTTAATTGGAGCGCACTGCCTACGGAGCCTGTTACCCAGGGTGGGGCTGTGGGGGTTGTTGTACTTGGTATTTTGGCGGTAGCGGCAATGTTTTATTTTAAGAAATGGACATGGCTATGGAAAAATTGGATTACGACGCTTGACGCAAAGAAGATCGGTGTCATGTATATTATCGTCGCCATTCTTATGTTGCTTCGAGGTTTTTCGGACGCGTTAATGATTCGTGCACAGCAGGCACTGGCGAGCGGAAACGCCCATGGCATTGTTAGCTCGGACACGTTTCAACAAGTGTTTTCAGCACACGGTACCATTATGATTTTCTTTGTTGCGATGGGACTGATGTTTGGTATTATCAACCTTGTTTTGCCGCTGTTGCTTGGCGCACGCGATGTTGCCTTTCCATTTCTCAACTCGGTAAGTTTCTGGCTATTTGCGGCCGGCATGATTTTGATAAATGCTTCGCTTGTGATGGGCGGCTTTTCACCAGGAGGCTGGCTCGGCTACCCTCCACTTACGGAACTCGCGTATAATCCCGGACCTGGTGTTGACTACTGGATATGGTCACTCCAGATTGCAGGTATAGGTAGCTTGCTGTCGGGTATTAACTTTTTAGTTACTATACTTAAAAAACGTGCACCAGGCATGACGCTTATGAAAATGCCGATCTTTGCATGGAGCGTTTTGACGATGACATTATTAGTGATTTTTGCCTTTCCAATTTTGACCGCAACGCTTGGTATGCTCGGGCTCGATAGACTGATGGGTATGCACTTCTTCACATCCAGCTTTGGTGGTAACCCGATGATGTATATTAACCTCATCTGGGCATGGGGCCATCCAGAAGTGTACATACTTATTTTGCCGGCATTTGGTATTTTCTCTGAGATTGTAGCAACTTTTTCTCGTAAACGATTGTTTGGCTATAAAACGATGGTCGTGGCGCTATTCGGTATTACATTCTTGTCTTTCTTAGTGTGGCTGCATCACTTCTTTACCATGGGCGCCGGGGGGGATGTAAACGCTTTCTTCGGCATTATGACGATGATCATTGCCATTCCGACAGGGGTCAAGGTATTCAACTGGATCTTTACGATGTACCAAGGAAAAATCAATTTCGCTACGCCTATGCGTTGGTTTATGAACTTTGTCGTAACCTTCACGATAGGTGGGGTGAGCGGCGTTCTTATGGCCGTGCCAGCAATCGACTTTCAGGTTCACAACAGCTTGTTTCTTGTTGCACACTTCCATAACGTCATTATTGGTGGCGTAGTATTTGGATATTTCGCAGGCTTGACGTACTGGTTTCCTAAAATCTTTGGGTTTAGACTTAATGAACGACTCGGAAAATACGCGGCATACTGTTGGATTGTAGGTTTTTTTGTTGCGTTTACACCGTTATATATTCTTGGCCTTATGGGTGCAACCAGGCGGCTGGATCATTATGATGGGCAGGGTTGGCAAGCGCTGTTCATTATAGCGGGTGTCGGAACGCTCATTATTGCACTTGGTATTGGACTACAGCTACTGCAGCTTGGTGTAAGCATCTGGCAGCGCAAGAAGAACATTGATACGACAGGCGATCCATGGGACGGTCGTACACTAGAGTGGTCGGTTCCATCCCCTGCACCAGCCTATAATTTTGCCGTTATACCTACCGTTGCGGAGCGCGATCCATTTTGGGAAATGAAGGAAGCTCGAAAGTTAGGACATATGCCAAAGGCACCCGTTTATAAAGATGTATGGCTACCTAAGAATAGTGGGCTTGGCATAATAATTGCTGGTTCAGCATTCCTCGGTGGTTTTGGTCTTATTTGGCATGTATGGTGGCTTGCTGCCATAGCGGTTATTGGTGTTGCCGTGACCGTTGTTCTTCGTGCTAGTGACGACGATACTGAGTATGTTATTACCGCAGCTGAAATGAAGAGTTTGGATGCGCCACACCACCAGAAAGGACAACTTGTATGA
- the cyoC gene encoding cytochrome o ubiquinol oxidase subunit III — MSELVMSNQAEKSMNNEQNLTKSLGFWIYLMTDCVLFASLFATYVILRGSTYGGPSGHDVFNMPAVFVETILLLTSSFTCGLAVVMAKINYKQAALVFLTLTFVFGAGFLTMELSEFSNLVAAGHSWQASAFLSAFFTLVGTHGLHISVGLLWIAVMIFQVMKRGFTDGVLRRLTLFALFWHFLDIIWIFIFTIVYLMGVA, encoded by the coding sequence ATGAGTGAACTTGTTATGAGCAATCAGGCAGAAAAAAGTATGAATAACGAGCAGAATCTTACCAAATCTCTTGGTTTTTGGATCTACCTTATGACTGATTGTGTGTTGTTTGCCAGTCTATTTGCGACCTATGTCATCCTACGGGGTAGTACGTATGGTGGTCCATCTGGTCACGATGTATTTAATATGCCGGCGGTATTTGTTGAGACGATCTTGCTGCTCACTAGCAGCTTTACCTGCGGATTAGCTGTCGTCATGGCTAAAATTAATTACAAGCAGGCGGCGCTGGTTTTTTTGACGCTAACATTTGTGTTTGGTGCCGGCTTTTTGACAATGGAGTTGAGTGAATTTAGTAACCTTGTGGCAGCGGGCCATAGTTGGCAAGCGAGTGCATTTTTGTCTGCATTCTTTACCTTAGTGGGCACACACGGTTTACATATTAGTGTTGGTTTATTATGGATTGCCGTGATGATTTTTCAGGTGATGAAACGCGGATTTACCGACGGTGTGCTGAGGCGGTTGACTCTATTTGCGCTGTTTTGGCACTTTTTGGATATTATATGGATATTCATTTTTACTATCGTGTACTTAATGGGGGTCGCGTAA
- the cyoD gene encoding cytochrome o ubiquinol oxidase subunit IV yields MEKSKTLSMWPYIAGFILSVLLTFSAYEFVVNHYVGGVGLIAIIVTLAITQLIVQLVFFLHLGRGKEAKWNLAAFLFMLMILVILVAGSLWIMYNLNYNMMSPDQMNSYMQAQSKAGF; encoded by the coding sequence ATGGAAAAATCAAAAACTCTTTCAATGTGGCCGTACATTGCTGGCTTTATCCTGTCGGTATTGCTTACATTTTCGGCTTATGAGTTTGTTGTTAACCACTATGTAGGTGGAGTAGGTTTGATTGCAATCATCGTAACGCTTGCCATTACGCAGCTTATTGTTCAATTGGTGTTTTTCCTTCATCTGGGTCGTGGAAAAGAGGCCAAGTGGAATCTTGCCGCGTTTCTATTTATGTTGATGATCCTTGTTATTCTAGTAGCTGGTTCGTTATGGATTATGTATAACCTCAATTACAATATGATGTCTCCAGATCAAATGAATAGTTATATGCAGGCGCAAAGTAAAGCGGGATTTTAG